The following are from one region of the Sorghum bicolor cultivar BTx623 chromosome 2, Sorghum_bicolor_NCBIv3, whole genome shotgun sequence genome:
- the LOC8084069 gene encoding NDR1/HIN1-like protein 2 has translation MRRYGQSLYQPQSPVARCVNFLCAVLLTLILIAGVILFVLWLSLRPHRPKFYLADFSIPNANRQSAGLANLPVHFTVNEHNPNQKIGMFYDEVLASVFYGDQLVATGPVMNPFYQVPKGDTPVQGTLLARGPVPTDPSWGLFAGEVAAGAVQMRLVLTSKVQFQVKVWDTKRHHMKVECDFTMQGDGTLRPQDKNSQCTLYF, from the coding sequence ATGCGGCGCTACGGGCAGTCGCTGTACCAGCCGCAGAGCCCGGTGGCGCGGTGCGTCAACTTCCTCTGCGCGGTGCTGCTGACGCTGATCCTCATCGCCGGCGTCATCCTGTTCGTGCTGTGGCTGAGCCTCCGCCCGCACCGCCCCAAGTTCTACCTCGCCGACTTCTCCATCCCCAACGCCAACCGGCAGTCGGCCGGCCTGGCCAACCTCCCCGTGCACTTCACCGTCAACGAGCACAACCCCAACCAGAAGATCGGCATGTTCTACGACGAGGTCCTCGCGTCCGTGTTCTACGGCGACCAGCTCGTCGCCACGGGCCCCGTCATGAACCCATTCTACCAGGTGCCCAAGGGCGACACGCCCGTGCAGGGCACCCTCCTCGCGAGGGGCCCCGTCCCGACGGACCCGTCGTGGGGCCTCTTCGCCGGCGAGGTGGCGGCGGGGGCCGTCCAGATGCGGCTGGTGCTCACCTCCAAGGTGCAGTTCCAGGTGAAGGTGTGGGACACCAAGCGTCACCacatgaaggtggagtgcgacTTCACCATGCAAGGGGACGGCACGCTCCGTCCGCAGGACAAGAACTCCCAGTGCACGCTCTACTTCTAG
- the LOC8084068 gene encoding uncharacterized protein LOC8084068 → MGNCSCLERVRVTAWRDDDVDDDWGLPAAAESSGRPARGVVSSSAENGGGTRVKIRMTKGQLRRLLESADRRGTPDEDVVAEIMSMGTVCVDVAEFRHAAERHRRPSKPKLETIQEDDLDDE, encoded by the coding sequence ATGGGAAACTGCAGCTGCCTGGAGCGGGTGAGGGTGACGGCGTGGCGGGACGACGACGTCGACGATGACTGGGGCCTGCCGGCGGCGGCCGAGAGCTCCGGCAGGCCAGCAAGAGGGGTGGTGTCGTCATCAGCAGAGAACGGCGGAGGCACGCGCGTCAAGATCAGAATGACCAAGGGCCAGCTGCGGCGGCTGCTGGAGAGCGCCGATCGCCGAGGGACGCCTGACGAAGACGTCGTGGCGGAGATCATGAGCATGGGCACCGTGTGCGTCGACGTCGCGGAGTTCAGGCACGCGGCGGAGAGACACCGGCGGCCATCCAAGCCCAAGCTCGAGACGATACAAGAAGATGACTTGGATGATGAgtag